From the Aerococcus viridans genome, the window ACTAGCGTACAGGCATTTGCGGTCATGAACCAAGAGGACTTAACGCCAAATACTGCAGCTAAAGCGCTCAGAAATTATAAGAGCAATGTGAAAAGTAATTCACCAACCATTCCAAATATCCTTGAGACAGTGGCCCAATACTTTAATTTGCAGGTTTCTGATCTTAAAGGAAAGAAACGGGTACGGCAAATCGTGGTTCCACGCCAAATTGCCATGTATTTAAGTAGAGAATTAACAGATGCTTCTCTACCGAAAATTGGGCAAGAATTCGGCGGTAAAGACCACACGACGGTCCTTCATGCTTATGACAAGATTAAAAAAGATATCGATGAAAAAAGTGAGTTAGAACGTGATGTTGACAGCATTCGTCGTTTATTAGAAAAATAATGCCTTATCTACATCATCTAAGTCAGCGTTTGAAATGACTTATGCTAAAATATAGGTAAGAAAAGGAGGTTGTGGATAATTGTTCATAACCTCTCTGTTTTTTCCACAGTTTATACACATGTGGAAAAGTATGTTTTGACAAGGTTTCTAAAAGTTATCAACAAGATTAACAAGGCCTATTACTATTACTATTTTTTTTATCTATAATTAAAATTTATATACAAGGAGTGTACACATGAAATTTTCTATTAATCGTTCTGTTTTTATTCAAAATTTGACGGACGTTCAAAGAGCCATAAGTTCAAGAACAACAATACCTGTTTTGACAGGTGTTAAAATCTCAGTTAAAGAAGAAGGTCTTTACTTAACTGGTTCTGATGCAACGATTTCTATTGAGGCATTTATCGATGCTAAAGATGATGACAATAAATTAAAAATTGAAGCCACTGGTGATATTGTCTTACCATCTCGTTTCTTAGGTGAAATAGTGAAGAAATTACCATCAGATATGATGAATTTAGAAGTTGTTGAAAACTTCCAAACAGAAATCACTTCTGACCGTGCATCATTTACATTAAATGGGATTAATGGTAGTGAATACCCACGTTTACCTGAAATCGATGCAAAACAAACTTACGCATTACCAACAGATACCTTTAAACAAGTGGTCAACCAAACCATTATTTCTGTATCTAACCAAGAAATTCGCCCTATTTTCACTGGGATTCATTTTGAAATTGGGAATGGTGAGTTAAAAGCAGTTGCAACTGACTCTCATCGTTTAAGTCAACGCATTATGCCGTTAACAATGCCAGAAGTAGCTGGTGATACAGTGTTAGATATCAATATTCCAGGTCGTTCATTACAAGAATTAATCCGTATTGTAGATAGTAATGAAGACATTGAGATGATGGTGACAGACAATCAAGTATTGTTTAAAGCTCGTAATATTTACCTATACTCTCGTTTACTAGAAGGTAACTACCCGAATACAGACCGTTTATTACCTAATGACCACTCAACAATTATTGAAGTGGCAGCGAGTGAATTAGTGAATGCTGTTGAACGTGCTTTGATTTTAAGTCACGAAGGTAAAAATAATGTGGTTCGTTTGAATATTTCAGACCAAGATATTATTTTATCTAGTCAATCTGCTGAAGTTGGGAATGTAGAAGAAGAAATCAATGTAGTGAAAGCTGAAGGGGAAGCTTTAGAAATTTCCTTCAACCCTGATTACTTACGTGAAGCGTTGAAATCATTTGGTCAACAAAATGTACAAATTGGCTTCCAGTCATCTTCACACCCCTTCACCCTATTACCAAGTGACCAAACTGATAACTTCAATTTCGTTCAATTGATTACCCCAATTCGTACACCAAGAGGTTAATTGAAGCTAATTGGAGAAATGACAAAAGCCGCTAAAAATTGATGTCGAAGGTCAAATCATTTTCATATGGTTAGCCAAATGGATAAGGATCAAAATCATTTACTGGTTTTGGTCCTTTTTTTCGGTCTACATATAAAAATGTGCCAATTTTTGACTTTTAAGCCCTTTAAGTAAGATTCTAGGTATTTCCCTATCTAAAATGCCAACTTTTAATACAGGGCCTTTATTTGCTAAATACGGTAAATTAGCGTATAATTAAGGGTGTATAAATAAAAGTAAAATCGTTGAATCTGCTAAGGACCACTAGCTGTGTCCGGTGATGGCAAGAAGAGACGATTTATTTTATGTGAAGAGCGAATTTGGAAGATGAATGTGGGGTGAAATGATGGCTGAAATCGTAAAAATTAAAACAGCATATATTACATTGAGTCAGTTATTAAAAATTTCTGGTGCGATAGGTACTGGCGGAGAAGCGAAATGGTATCTACAAGAAAATGATGTCGTTGTAGACGGTGAAATTGATAACCGACGTGGACGTAAATTGTATCCAGGTATGGTTATTGCAATACCGAATGAAGGTGAATTTATCATCGAAAGCCATGAAGCGCATGGTGATGGACATGCAGCTGAATGACATTAAGTTAAAAGACTTCAGAAATTATGAAGATCTAACAGTCACATTTTCTCCTGGGGTGAACGTCTTTATTGGCGAGAATGCCCAGGGGAAAACATCTTTATTAGAGGCTATTTATATGATGTCACTGGCAAGAAGTCACCGTACGGCCAATGAAAAAGATACCATCCATTGGAAACAAGACTTTGCGCGTATTGAAGGTAGTATATCAACGAGAACGAATCCAGATTTACCACTAGCGCTAACCATTACGAAATCTGGTAAACGCGCAAAAGTGAACCATTTAAACCAAAATCGGATGAGTGATTATATTGGCAAATTGAATGTGGTCCTTTTTGCCCCGGAAGATTTAGAACTGATTAAAGGTGCCCCGCAACTTAGACGAAAGTTTATTGATATGGAACTTGGGCAAATGAGCCCGAAGTACCTGTATGAGTCGGTTCAATATAATCGATTATTAAAACAACGAAATGCCTACCTCAAGCAATTATTATATAAAGAAACCCAAGATCAAATTTATTTAGATATTCTCACTGAACAGTTAGCGGCGTCTGCTACCCATGTTATTTACCAACGGCTACGTTTTGTAGACCAACTGGAATCATGGGCTAAACCCATCCATTCAAACATTTCACATGGGCTTGAAGAGTTGACTTTAGCTTATCGTGGTCCAAGTGAGTTGACTTTAGATATGACTGAAGATGCCATTTACCAGCAGTTGATGACGAAATTTAAAGAGAAGAAAGACCATGAATTTGCCAGAGGGGTTACTTTAGTTGGTCCACATCGGGATGATTTGACCTTTAAGGTGAATGGCCGTGATGTGCAGAAATTTGGTTCCCAAGGACAGCAACGGACGACTGTATTGAGTATGAAATTAGCAGAAATCGAATGCATGCATGAAGTTTTAGGGGAATACCCTATTTTACTATTGGATGACGTACTCAGTGAATTAGATGATGAGCGGCAAACCCACTTATTGAAGTCTATACAGTCGAAAGTCCAAACCTTTTTAACAACAACAAGTTTAGATGGTATTCAAAGAGAATTAATTGAAGAACCAAGGGTTTTCAATATTGATGCAGGCGCGATAGTGGAATAAGTAAGCGTGCGGGTTAGGCGTGGCCTAAAATCCCATGGCGCTATTGAGATTGAATAATTTACGTAATAGGAGTGGGAAAATGGCAAACAATGCTAATGAAAACAACAACAATGAAAATGAAATGTTGACCAATGAAGAAGCACTCGTCCAACCAGAGGACCTTGTTTCTGAAGAAGAAAAAATGGCCAAAAAACGCGAATTGGCTAAAGACTATGATGCTAGCCAAATTCAAGTATTGGAAGGTCTAGAAGCTGTACGTAAGCGTCCAGGGATGTATATCGGGTCAACTTCAGCTAGTGGTTTACACCATTTAGTATGGGAGATTGTCGATAACTCAATTGATGAGGCCCTAGCAGGATTTGCGGGTCACATCCAAGTCACCATTGAAAAAGATAATTCTATAACAGTTGTCGATGATGGTCGCGGGATTCCCGTTGATATCCAGTCAAATACCGGTCGTCCAGCGGTAGAAACAGTCTTTACTGTCCTACATGCCGGTGGTAAATTCGGCGGTGGCGGGTATAAAGTATCCGGCGGTCTTCACGGGGTTGGGGCCTCTGTTGTAAACGCCCTTTCTGAATGGTTGCATGTATATGTCCATAAAAATGGCCGCATCTACCACCAAGAATTCCGCCAAGGCGCTATTGTGTCGGATGTTGAACAAACTGGTGATACAGATACCCATGGTACGGTTGTGCATTTTAAACCGGATGCAGAGATTTTTACCGAGACAACCACCTTTGAATTTGAAGTTTTAAACCGACGTGTCCGTGAGTTAGCCTTCTTGAATAAGGGCTTAAGGATTTCTTTAATGGATGCTAGATCAGAAAACCATAAAACAGCTTCTTACCACTATGAAGGTGGGATTAAAGAATATATTGAGTACATGAATAAAGATAAAGATGTTTTATTTGAACAACCGATTTATCTTGAAGATGAGCAAGATGGGATTGAAGTAGAGGTAGCTTTACAATACACGGATGGCTTCCACTCAAATATCTTAAGCTTTGCGAATAATATCCATACTTTTGAAGGTGGTATGCATGAATCAGGAGCAAAGACCGCTCTTACACGTGTGATTAACAACTATGCTCGCTCGCAAAAGTTAATTAAAGAAAATGAAGATAATTTAACTGGGGAAGATGTGCGTGAAGGGATCACCTTAATTGTATCTATTCGCCACCCAGACCCACAGTTTGAAGGTCAAACCAAAATGAAATTGGGAAACTCTGAAGTTCGAACGATTACCGATAATTTATTTGCGACGCATTTTGAAACGTTCCTACTAGAGAATCCGCAAATTGCCCGCCGTATTGTCGATAAAGGTACTGTTGCGTCTAAGGCTCGTCTAGCTGCTAAGCGGGCACGTGAAATGACCCGTAAAAAATCAGGCCTAGAGATTTCTAACCTACCTGGTAAATTAGCCGACTGCTCAAGCCGTAATCCAGAAGAATCTGAATTATTCATCGTTGAGGGGAACTCGGCCGGCGGATCAGCGAAACAAGGCCGTTCACGTCACTTCCAAGCTATCTTGCCGATTCGAGGTAAAATCTTGAACGTTGAAAAAGCATCGATGGACAGAATTTTATCTAATGAAGAAATCCGTTCATTATTTACGGCAATGGGTACAGGTTGGCAAAATGATTTCGACATCACCAAGGCACGTTACCACAAATTGGTTATTATGACTGATGCCGATGTCGATGGTGCCCACATCCGTGCCTTACTATTAACCTTAATTTACCGTTATATGCGCCCTATCTTGGATGCTGGCTATGTCTATATCGCAGTGCCACCTTTATACCAAGTCCGTCAAGGTAAAAAGATTGTCTACCTAGATACTGACAAGCAATTAGAAGAATACCTACAAACTATACCAGCAACACCAAAACCAGCCATCCAACGTTATAAAGGTTTGGGTGAAATGGACGCTGAACAACTTTGGGAAACTACAATGGACCCAGCTAATAGAACATTATTACAAGTAAACGTAGACGATGCAGTAGAAGCAGACAAAATCATCAATATGTTGATGGGTGACCACGTTGAACCAAGACGTGACTTCATCGAAGAGAATGCTACCTACGCCAACATCGATTTATAGTAAGGAGGGAAAAGTTTCATGAGTGAAGAAATTAAAGAACAATTCCCACAACGTGAGATATCGCAAGAAATGCGGACGTCATTTCTTGACTACGCCATGTCAGTTATTGTGGCTCGTGCCCTACCGGATGTCCGTGATGGCTTAAAACCCGTTCACCGTCGTATCCTTTATGGAATGAATGAATTAGGGGTAACCTCAGATAAACCCTATAAAAAATCCGCCCGTATCGTTGGGGACGTAATGGGTAAATACCATCCGCATGGGGATTCAGCTATCTATGAATCAATGGTGCGTATGGCCCAAGACTTCTCTTACCGCTACATGCTAGTGGATGGTCACGGGAACTTCGGTTCAGTCGATGGTGACCAAGCCGCAGCTATGCGTTATACCGAAGCACGTATGAGTAAGATTGCCCACGAAATGGTTCGTGACATGAATAAAGATACCGTTGATTTTATCCCTAACTATGACGGTGAAGAGCGTGAGCCAGAAGTATTACCAGCTCGCTTTCCTAACCTATTAGTAAACGGGACAACCGGTATCGCAGTTGGGATGACCACCAATATCCCAACCCATAACCTAAGCGAAGTCATCGGCGCCATTAAAATTTTAATGCAGAACGCTGACGCAACAACCAACGAATTGATGGAGGCTTTACCAGGACCAGACTTCCCAACCGGTGGTATTGTCATCGGGAAATCAGGTATCCGTAAGGCTTATGAGACTGGAAAAGGGACAATCATTGTCCGTGCTAAATTAGACATTGAAACCTTGTCTTCAGGTAAAGAACGGATTATCGTTCATGAAATTCCTTACATGGTGAACAAGGCTAAATTAGTCGAACGTATCGCTGAACTAGCTCGCGACAAACGGGTAGAAGGGATCACCGCTGTACGTGACGAATCTGGTCGTGAAGGTATGCGTGTCGTTATTGAATGCCGTAAAGATGCCAGCGCATCTGTAATCGTTAATAACCTTTACAAATACACGCAATTACAAACAAACTTCGGTATTAACATGGTAGCCATTGTAAATGGTGTACCACGTACCCTAAGCTTGAAAGAAATTCTACAAAACTACCTACTTCACCAAGAAGAAGTTATCCGTCGTCGTTCGATTTTCGAGAAAAACAAGGCTGAAGCGCGTGCCCACATCCTAGAAGGGTTGCAAATTGCCTTAGACCATATCGACGAAATTGTGAATATCTTACGTACATCACGTTCAGGTGACGAAGCGAAAGCCCGTTTTATCGAGGACTACAAGCTATCAGATAAACAATCGCAAGCTATCTTAGACATGCGTCTAGTTCGTCTAACTGGTTTAGAACGTGAGAAAATTGATAAAGAACACGCCGAATTAATGGCGCAAATCGACTACTTAAACCAAGTATTAGGATCTGAAACAATGCGTTACCAAATCATTTACGATGAATTAATTGAAATCGAAAGTAAATTCGGTGATGACCGTCGTACAGAGTTAATGGTTGGTGAAATCCACAATATCGATGATGAAGACCTGATTGAAGAAAGTAACGTGATTGTTACCTTAACGCAAAACGGGTATATCAAACGTATTGATGATGTAGAATTTAGAGCTCAAAATCGTGGAGGTACGGGTGTTAAGGGGATGAGTATGAACGACGATGACTTCGTTGAAACCATGTTATCTACCTCAACCCACGACTCAGTCCTATTCTTCACCAACACTGGTCGCGTATTCCACTCTAAAGGTTATGAAATTCCAGAGTTTGGTCGTGCAGCAAAAGGGATTCCAGTTGTTAACCTGCTAAATCTACAACAAGACGAAACTGTTCAAGCAATGATCAACGTGACCCCAATTGAAGACGCAGAAGTAAAAGAACACTTATTATTCGTAACGAAAAACGGTACTGTAAAACGTACCAATGCAAGTGACTACTTCAATATCCGTAACAATGGGTTAATCGCCTTGAAACTAGCTGAAGGCGATGAATTAGTGAAAGTTGTCTTAACTAGTGGTGATGACAACATTATTATCGCGTCCCGAGATGGTTATGCCGTAAGTTTCCAAGAAACAAACGTCCGTAGCATGGGTCGTACCGCTACAGGTGTTCGCGGTATTCGTTTAAATGACGGCGATCAAGTGGTTGGTATGTCCGTACTTGGACCAGATGATAATGTATTAGTGGTTACTGAAAAAGGTTACGGTAAACAAACACCAGCCAGCGAATATGGTATTAAAAACCGTGGTGGTAAAGGGGTTAAAACCATTAATGTTACCGAGAAGAATGGTATCTTAGTTGGTTTAACAACCGTTTCAGGAGAAGAAGACATCATGTTAATGACGAATCAAGGTATAGCTATTCGTTTCCATGCGAAAAATATTTCGCAAACAGGCCGGGCAACACAAGGGGTGCGTTTAATCCGTCTAGCTGAAGATTCATATGTATCAGCAATTGCTAAAGTAGAAGCAATTGAAGAAGCATTAGCAGCAACACCACTAGAAAATAAAACTGCTATTGATGCCCAATTAGCAGATGAACCCTCTGATGAAATGATTTCTCGTATGCAAGAATTCGCAGACGATGCCCTATCTGACCAAGAAGAAACAGAAGACTAAAATTGGTAATACAATAAAAAAGTTGCGAAAATCCCATGAAATGGCTATTGATAGGCCACTTCATGGGATTTTTTTGATGTCTTTTAGATTAGATTATTCTGGTATATTAACCTAAATTATTTTCTTACAAATATACGCTTGATTTTTAAGATATCACTTGATTTATATAGATTATTTTGATAAAATACTTTATTGTGAGTATTAATATACTCTCCTTGCTCTCAAGGATGTTGAGAGCCAATAGACCAAAAGGAGGTGCAAAAGTCTGATGAGTGAAAACACTACTAAATACGAAGTTTTATACATTATTCGTCCTGATATGGAAGAAGCGTCTAAAAAAGCTTTGGTTGAACAATTCGATCAAATCTTAACTTCAAACGGTGTAACAATTAATGAATCTAAAGACTGGGCAAAACGTCGTCTTGCATATGAAATCAACGATTACAAAGAGGGTATCTACCACTTAGTTGATATGGAAGCTGACGATGCGGAAGGAATCAACGAATTCGACCGTCTTGCCAAAATCAATGACAATATCTTACGTCATATGATTACTAAAATCGAAGACTAATTAACAATACATATTTCGTGAGAGAGGAGTTATTTCATGATTAATAATGTTGTACTGGTCGGCCGTTTAACTCGTGACGTTGATGTGCGTTATACGCAAAGTGGCGTTGCCG encodes:
- the rpsF gene encoding 30S ribosomal protein S6, whose protein sequence is MSENTTKYEVLYIIRPDMEEASKKALVEQFDQILTSNGVTINESKDWAKRRLAYEINDYKEGIYHLVDMEADDAEGINEFDRLAKINDNILRHMITKIED
- the gyrA gene encoding DNA gyrase subunit A, producing the protein MSEEIKEQFPQREISQEMRTSFLDYAMSVIVARALPDVRDGLKPVHRRILYGMNELGVTSDKPYKKSARIVGDVMGKYHPHGDSAIYESMVRMAQDFSYRYMLVDGHGNFGSVDGDQAAAMRYTEARMSKIAHEMVRDMNKDTVDFIPNYDGEEREPEVLPARFPNLLVNGTTGIAVGMTTNIPTHNLSEVIGAIKILMQNADATTNELMEALPGPDFPTGGIVIGKSGIRKAYETGKGTIIVRAKLDIETLSSGKERIIVHEIPYMVNKAKLVERIAELARDKRVEGITAVRDESGREGMRVVIECRKDASASVIVNNLYKYTQLQTNFGINMVAIVNGVPRTLSLKEILQNYLLHQEEVIRRRSIFEKNKAEARAHILEGLQIALDHIDEIVNILRTSRSGDEAKARFIEDYKLSDKQSQAILDMRLVRLTGLEREKIDKEHAELMAQIDYLNQVLGSETMRYQIIYDELIEIESKFGDDRRTELMVGEIHNIDDEDLIEESNVIVTLTQNGYIKRIDDVEFRAQNRGGTGVKGMSMNDDDFVETMLSTSTHDSVLFFTNTGRVFHSKGYEIPEFGRAAKGIPVVNLLNLQQDETVQAMINVTPIEDAEVKEHLLFVTKNGTVKRTNASDYFNIRNNGLIALKLAEGDELVKVVLTSGDDNIIIASRDGYAVSFQETNVRSMGRTATGVRGIRLNDGDQVVGMSVLGPDDNVLVVTEKGYGKQTPASEYGIKNRGGKGVKTINVTEKNGILVGLTTVSGEEDIMLMTNQGIAIRFHAKNISQTGRATQGVRLIRLAEDSYVSAIAKVEAIEEALAATPLENKTAIDAQLADEPSDEMISRMQEFADDALSDQEETED
- the yaaA gene encoding S4 domain-containing protein YaaA, translated to MAEIVKIKTAYITLSQLLKISGAIGTGGEAKWYLQENDVVVDGEIDNRRGRKLYPGMVIAIPNEGEFIIESHEAHGDGHAAE
- the recF gene encoding DNA replication/repair protein RecF (All proteins in this family for which functions are known are DNA-binding proteins that assist the filamentation of RecA onto DNA for the initiation of recombination or recombinational repair.); translation: MQLNDIKLKDFRNYEDLTVTFSPGVNVFIGENAQGKTSLLEAIYMMSLARSHRTANEKDTIHWKQDFARIEGSISTRTNPDLPLALTITKSGKRAKVNHLNQNRMSDYIGKLNVVLFAPEDLELIKGAPQLRRKFIDMELGQMSPKYLYESVQYNRLLKQRNAYLKQLLYKETQDQIYLDILTEQLAASATHVIYQRLRFVDQLESWAKPIHSNISHGLEELTLAYRGPSELTLDMTEDAIYQQLMTKFKEKKDHEFARGVTLVGPHRDDLTFKVNGRDVQKFGSQGQQRTTVLSMKLAEIECMHEVLGEYPILLLDDVLSELDDERQTHLLKSIQSKVQTFLTTTSLDGIQRELIEEPRVFNIDAGAIVE
- the dnaN gene encoding DNA polymerase III subunit beta, producing MKFSINRSVFIQNLTDVQRAISSRTTIPVLTGVKISVKEEGLYLTGSDATISIEAFIDAKDDDNKLKIEATGDIVLPSRFLGEIVKKLPSDMMNLEVVENFQTEITSDRASFTLNGINGSEYPRLPEIDAKQTYALPTDTFKQVVNQTIISVSNQEIRPIFTGIHFEIGNGELKAVATDSHRLSQRIMPLTMPEVAGDTVLDINIPGRSLQELIRIVDSNEDIEMMVTDNQVLFKARNIYLYSRLLEGNYPNTDRLLPNDHSTIIEVAASELVNAVERALILSHEGKNNVVRLNISDQDIILSSQSAEVGNVEEEINVVKAEGEALEISFNPDYLREALKSFGQQNVQIGFQSSSHPFTLLPSDQTDNFNFVQLITPIRTPRG
- the gyrB gene encoding DNA topoisomerase (ATP-hydrolyzing) subunit B; its protein translation is MAKKRELAKDYDASQIQVLEGLEAVRKRPGMYIGSTSASGLHHLVWEIVDNSIDEALAGFAGHIQVTIEKDNSITVVDDGRGIPVDIQSNTGRPAVETVFTVLHAGGKFGGGGYKVSGGLHGVGASVVNALSEWLHVYVHKNGRIYHQEFRQGAIVSDVEQTGDTDTHGTVVHFKPDAEIFTETTTFEFEVLNRRVRELAFLNKGLRISLMDARSENHKTASYHYEGGIKEYIEYMNKDKDVLFEQPIYLEDEQDGIEVEVALQYTDGFHSNILSFANNIHTFEGGMHESGAKTALTRVINNYARSQKLIKENEDNLTGEDVREGITLIVSIRHPDPQFEGQTKMKLGNSEVRTITDNLFATHFETFLLENPQIARRIVDKGTVASKARLAAKRAREMTRKKSGLEISNLPGKLADCSSRNPEESELFIVEGNSAGGSAKQGRSRHFQAILPIRGKILNVEKASMDRILSNEEIRSLFTAMGTGWQNDFDITKARYHKLVIMTDADVDGAHIRALLLTLIYRYMRPILDAGYVYIAVPPLYQVRQGKKIVYLDTDKQLEEYLQTIPATPKPAIQRYKGLGEMDAEQLWETTMDPANRTLLQVNVDDAVEADKIINMLMGDHVEPRRDFIEENATYANIDL